One Nonomuraea angiospora DNA segment encodes these proteins:
- the dgoD gene encoding galactonate dehydratase, whose translation MTTIARVETFLVAPRWLFVRVETDSGIVGWGEATCEGRSETVRAAVEQLAELLIGRDALRIEDHWQVLTKGSFYRGGPILASAVAGLDQALWDIAGKHFGAPVHQLLGGPVRDRIRVYGWVGGDEPAEVREHIAAQVEAGLTAVKMNASGAMSPVASVAELDGVVARVAAAREVLGDHRDVAVDFHGRFTLANARRVAPLLEPYRPLFLEEPVVPENSHLIGEFVRSTTTPVSTGERLYSRQEFLPVFQAGIAVAQPDLSHAGGITEVRKIATLAEVYDVQLAPHCPLGPIALAACLQVGFATPNYLIQEQSIGIHYNRGAEVLDYCLDKTPLAFVDGHVERLTAPGLGIEVDDQAVRAADKKGHAWRSPIWRHRDGSYAEW comes from the coding sequence ATGACGACCATCGCGCGCGTGGAGACCTTCCTCGTCGCCCCCCGCTGGCTCTTCGTCCGGGTGGAGACCGACTCGGGGATCGTCGGCTGGGGCGAGGCCACCTGCGAGGGGCGCTCCGAGACCGTCCGCGCCGCCGTCGAACAGCTCGCGGAGCTGCTGATCGGCCGCGACGCGCTGCGCATCGAGGACCACTGGCAGGTGCTGACCAAGGGCTCGTTCTACCGGGGCGGCCCGATCCTGGCCAGTGCCGTGGCGGGCCTCGACCAGGCCCTCTGGGACATCGCGGGCAAGCACTTCGGCGCTCCCGTTCACCAGCTGCTCGGCGGTCCGGTCCGGGACCGGATCCGGGTGTACGGCTGGGTCGGCGGCGACGAGCCCGCCGAGGTCCGCGAGCACATCGCCGCCCAGGTCGAGGCCGGGCTCACCGCGGTGAAGATGAACGCCTCCGGCGCGATGAGCCCGGTCGCGTCGGTCGCCGAGCTGGACGGCGTGGTCGCGCGGGTCGCGGCCGCCCGCGAGGTGCTCGGCGACCACCGCGACGTGGCCGTCGACTTCCACGGGCGCTTCACCCTGGCCAACGCCCGCCGGGTGGCGCCGCTGCTGGAGCCGTACCGGCCGCTGTTCCTGGAGGAGCCGGTCGTCCCGGAGAACTCCCACCTCATCGGCGAGTTCGTCCGCTCGACGACCACCCCGGTCTCGACCGGGGAGCGGCTCTACAGCCGGCAGGAGTTCCTGCCGGTCTTCCAGGCCGGCATCGCGGTCGCCCAGCCGGACCTCTCGCACGCCGGCGGCATCACCGAGGTGCGCAAGATCGCCACGCTCGCCGAGGTGTACGACGTGCAGCTCGCCCCGCACTGCCCGCTCGGCCCGATCGCCCTCGCGGCCTGCCTGCAGGTCGGCTTCGCCACCCCCAACTACCTGATCCAGGAGCAGAGCATCGGCATCCACTACAACCGTGGCGCCGAGGTGCTCGACTACTGCCTCGACAAGACCCCGCTGGCCTTCGTGGACGGACACGTCGAGCGGCTGACCGCGCCCGGCCTGGGCATCGAGGTCGACGACCAGGCGGTCCGCGCCGCCGACAAGAAGGGACACGCCTGGCGCAGCCCCATCTGGCGGCACCGGGACGGTTCGTACGCGGAATGGTGA
- the manD gene encoding D-mannonate dehydratase ManD — MKIIAADVIVASPDRNFVTLKITTDEGITGLGDGTLNGRELAVASYLADHVVPLLIGRDPHRIEDTWQFLYRSAYWRRGPVTMAAIAAVDVALWDIKAKAAGMPLYQLLGGASRTGIMAYGHASGRDLPELFDSIRRHLEMGYRSIRVQTSVPGINAVYGVAAQPSVDGKRYDYEPAQRTALPAEEDWDTRAYLRHLPGVFEAVRGEFGPDLPLLHDGHHRMTPIQAARLGKALEPYDLFWLEDCTPAENQEALRLVRQHTTTPLAIGEVFNTVWDYQTLIREQLIDYVRSAVTHTGGITAMRKLLDYAAQYQIKSGIHGPTDISPVGMAAALHLDLAIHNFGIQEYMQHGPATNEVFRQSFTFSDGYLHPGELPGIGVDLDEEAAAKFPYQPAYLPFNRLKDGTVHDW, encoded by the coding sequence GTGAAGATCATCGCAGCGGACGTCATCGTCGCCAGCCCCGACCGCAACTTCGTCACCCTCAAGATCACGACGGATGAGGGGATCACCGGGCTGGGCGACGGCACCCTCAACGGGCGCGAGCTGGCGGTCGCGTCGTACCTGGCCGACCACGTCGTCCCGCTGCTGATCGGGCGCGACCCGCATCGCATCGAGGACACCTGGCAGTTCCTCTACCGCTCGGCGTACTGGCGGCGCGGGCCCGTCACCATGGCCGCCATCGCGGCCGTGGACGTGGCGCTCTGGGACATCAAGGCCAAGGCCGCCGGAATGCCGCTCTACCAGCTGCTCGGCGGCGCCTCCCGGACCGGGATCATGGCGTACGGGCACGCGTCGGGCCGGGACCTGCCGGAGCTGTTCGACTCCATTCGCCGGCACCTGGAGATGGGGTACCGGTCGATACGGGTGCAGACGTCCGTGCCGGGCATCAACGCCGTGTACGGCGTGGCCGCCCAGCCCAGCGTCGACGGCAAGCGGTACGACTACGAGCCGGCCCAGCGCACCGCGCTGCCCGCCGAAGAGGACTGGGACACCCGCGCCTACCTGCGCCACCTGCCCGGCGTCTTCGAGGCGGTGCGGGGCGAGTTCGGCCCCGACCTGCCGCTGCTGCACGACGGGCACCACCGGATGACCCCCATCCAGGCCGCCAGGCTCGGCAAGGCCCTCGAGCCGTACGACCTGTTCTGGCTGGAGGACTGCACCCCGGCCGAGAACCAGGAGGCGCTGCGCCTGGTCCGCCAGCACACGACCACCCCGCTGGCCATCGGCGAGGTCTTCAACACCGTGTGGGACTACCAGACGCTGATCCGCGAGCAGCTCATCGACTACGTCCGCTCCGCCGTCACCCACACCGGCGGGATCACGGCCATGCGCAAGCTGCTCGACTACGCCGCCCAGTACCAGATCAAGTCCGGCATCCACGGCCCGACCGACATCTCGCCGGTCGGCATGGCCGCCGCCCTGCACCTGGACCTGGCGATCCACAACTTCGGCATCCAGGAGTACATGCAGCACGGGCCGGCGACCAACGAGGTGTTCCGGCAGTCGTTCACCTTCAGCGACGGCTACCTGCACCCCGGTGAGCTGCCGGGGATCGGCGTGGACCTCGATGAGGAGGCCGCGGCGAAGTTCCCGTACCAGCCGGCGTACCTGCCGTTCAACCGGCTCAAGGACGGCACCGTCCATGACTGGTGA
- a CDS encoding gluconokinase — protein sequence MTGERRRTRHIVVMGVSGAGKTTVARRISELTGLRFAEADEFHPEANVERMRAGIPLDDADRWPWLRDLAAWMAARHAEGVSTVLACSALKRSYRDVLRQGPPEVEFVLLDGPATLIRDRLTRRTDHYMSPGLFDSQRAILEHLGPEESGMVLEVGPPPDELAAAVTARLGLPPATRPAIP from the coding sequence ATGACTGGTGAGCGGCGGCGCACCCGGCACATCGTGGTCATGGGGGTGTCGGGCGCGGGCAAGACGACGGTGGCCCGCAGGATCAGCGAGCTGACCGGGCTGCGCTTCGCCGAGGCGGACGAGTTCCACCCGGAGGCGAACGTGGAGCGGATGCGCGCCGGCATCCCGCTGGACGACGCGGACCGCTGGCCGTGGCTGCGCGACCTGGCCGCCTGGATGGCCGCCCGGCACGCCGAGGGCGTCTCCACGGTGCTGGCCTGCTCGGCGCTCAAGCGCTCCTACCGGGACGTGCTGCGGCAGGGCCCGCCGGAGGTGGAGTTCGTCCTGCTGGACGGGCCCGCGACGCTGATCCGGGACCGGTTGACCCGCCGCACCGATCACTACATGTCGCCCGGCCTGTTCGACTCGCAGCGGGCGATCCTGGAGCACCTCGGCCCGGAGGAGTCCGGGATGGTGCTGGAGGTGGGGCCGCCGCCGGACGAGCTGGCGGCGGCGGTGACGGCCCGGCTCGGCCTGCCGCCGGCCACCCGCCCGGCGATCCCCTGA
- a CDS encoding FAD-dependent monooxygenase, with protein sequence MTQHLVNKTVLISGASVAGPALAYWLRRHGFAPTVVELAPALREGGYKVDLRGVAMDVVDRMGLTPAVKRYSTQMRGGAWVNAAGKPLATLGPDLIGLRAPGDDEVLRGDLARIMYDATKQGVEYLFGDRVTGLDQGHDGVMVTFERSAPRVFDLVIGADGLHSSLRAQVFGEEAEFVRQLGMHACVFTVPNHLGLDRWELIYPTPGKVVNLYSTRQSAAKAQFIFPTPAVLPGRRDVAAQQRLVAETFAGAGWESATLLAAMPHSPDFYFDSASQVRLERWSSGRVALVGDAAHSPSPLSGQGTSLALVGAYVLAGELKAAGGDHRVAFARYQEEMRGYVEVNLSLGESNAKQMVAGSARQIRTQTTMMRMVSHLPWKDLALRPILKPLNAAANAITLKDY encoded by the coding sequence ATGACACAGCACCTCGTGAACAAGACGGTCCTCATCTCCGGCGCCAGCGTGGCCGGTCCCGCCCTGGCGTACTGGTTGCGGCGCCACGGGTTCGCCCCGACCGTCGTGGAGCTGGCCCCCGCGCTGCGGGAAGGCGGCTACAAGGTCGACCTGCGCGGCGTGGCGATGGACGTCGTCGACCGCATGGGCCTGACCCCGGCCGTCAAGCGGTACAGCACGCAGATGCGCGGCGGCGCCTGGGTGAACGCGGCCGGCAAGCCGCTCGCCACCCTGGGCCCCGACCTCATCGGCCTGCGGGCCCCCGGCGACGACGAGGTGCTGCGCGGCGACCTGGCCCGCATCATGTACGACGCGACCAAGCAGGGCGTGGAGTACCTGTTCGGCGACCGCGTCACGGGCCTCGACCAGGGCCACGACGGCGTCATGGTGACCTTCGAGCGCTCCGCGCCGCGCGTGTTCGACCTGGTGATCGGCGCCGACGGGCTGCACTCGAGCCTGCGGGCCCAGGTCTTCGGCGAAGAGGCGGAGTTCGTGCGCCAGCTCGGCATGCACGCGTGCGTGTTCACCGTGCCCAACCACCTCGGCCTCGACCGCTGGGAGCTGATCTACCCGACGCCGGGCAAGGTCGTGAACCTCTACAGCACCCGGCAGTCCGCCGCCAAGGCCCAGTTCATCTTCCCCACGCCGGCCGTGCTGCCCGGCCGCCGCGACGTGGCGGCACAGCAGCGCCTGGTCGCCGAGACGTTCGCCGGCGCCGGTTGGGAGAGCGCCACGCTGCTGGCCGCCATGCCGCACTCCCCCGACTTCTACTTCGACTCCGCCAGCCAGGTCCGGCTGGAGCGCTGGTCGTCCGGGCGGGTCGCGCTGGTCGGCGACGCCGCGCACAGCCCGTCGCCGCTGTCGGGGCAGGGCACCAGCCTCGCCCTCGTGGGGGCGTACGTGCTGGCCGGCGAGCTGAAGGCCGCCGGCGGCGACCACCGGGTGGCGTTCGCCCGCTACCAGGAGGAGATGCGCGGGTACGTCGAGGTGAACCTCAGCCTCGGCGAGAGCAACGCCAAGCAGATGGTGGCCGGCAGCGCCCGCCAGATCCGCACGCAGACCACCATGATGCGGATGGTCAGCCACCTGCCCTGGAAGGACCTGGCCCTGCGCCCGATCCTGAAGCCGCTCAACGCCGCCGCGAACGCCATCACCCTCAAGGACTACTGA
- a CDS encoding NmrA family NAD(P)-binding protein codes for MSTDPAPVLVTGATGQQGGATARALLAAGVPVRALVRDPATDRAKAVEALGAELVTGDLHDRDSVIRAARGARAVFSVQMPALKAGAFDFAGEVTQAVNLVEGALAAGVPQFVHTSVSGAGQHTEAPGWAEGRWASMEPVLGAKVGAQDRVREAGFPHWTIIKPGFFMENFLPSVAYLLPRGVEGGLATVLRPGTRLSLVAVEDIGTAAAAAIAAPGRFDGVELELASDYLTMTDIAKVLSRALGTELTAPDMTVEEAVAAGMPGYAVDSHEFLNVVGQPARPEYARALGLPLTTFEEWAHEHLRAAQ; via the coding sequence ATGTCCACCGATCCCGCACCCGTCCTGGTCACCGGAGCCACCGGACAGCAGGGCGGAGCCACCGCCCGCGCCCTGCTCGCGGCGGGCGTCCCCGTACGGGCGCTGGTCCGCGACCCCGCGACCGACCGGGCCAAGGCCGTCGAGGCGCTCGGCGCCGAGCTGGTCACCGGCGACCTCCACGACCGCGACTCCGTGATCAGGGCCGCGCGAGGGGCCCGAGCCGTCTTCTCGGTGCAGATGCCCGCGTTGAAGGCAGGAGCCTTCGACTTCGCGGGCGAGGTGACCCAGGCCGTCAACCTGGTCGAAGGCGCGCTCGCCGCGGGCGTGCCGCAGTTCGTGCACACCTCCGTCTCCGGCGCCGGGCAGCACACCGAGGCCCCCGGCTGGGCCGAAGGCCGCTGGGCGTCGATGGAGCCCGTCCTCGGCGCCAAGGTCGGCGCCCAGGACCGGGTACGCGAGGCGGGCTTCCCGCACTGGACGATCATCAAGCCGGGCTTCTTCATGGAGAACTTCCTCCCGTCCGTGGCGTACCTGCTCCCGCGCGGCGTCGAGGGCGGCCTGGCGACCGTGCTGAGGCCCGGCACCCGGCTCTCCCTCGTCGCGGTCGAGGACATCGGCACGGCGGCCGCCGCGGCCATCGCCGCGCCGGGGCGGTTCGACGGGGTCGAGCTGGAGCTGGCGAGCGACTACCTGACGATGACGGACATCGCCAAGGTGCTCTCCCGCGCTCTGGGCACCGAGCTGACCGCGCCCGACATGACCGTCGAGGAGGCGGTCGCCGCGGGCATGCCCGGCTATGCCGTCGATTCACACGAGTTCCTCAACGTGGTCGGGCAACCCGCCCGCCCGGAGTACGCGCGGGCGCTCGGCCTCCCGCTCACGACCTTCGAGGAATGGGCGCACGAGCACCTGCGGGCCGCTCAGTAG
- a CDS encoding TetR/AcrR family transcriptional regulator has translation MPVQRADARRNYALLLAVAEEAIATYGADASLEQIARTAGVGSGTVRRHFPTRQALLEAVFRERVETLCAHARDLTGRPDTREALLEWLGAVTAQAATIRGLAIALTRDRATGPGETHEHCASAQLTEAGEPLARRAADDGALAPGVTIDDLLTLITGIALATEHHPDPAAESARLLGLAVAGLSPVRGEPWRGSAPGQG, from the coding sequence ATGCCGGTCCAGCGCGCGGACGCCCGCCGCAACTACGCGCTCCTGCTCGCCGTGGCCGAGGAGGCGATCGCCACGTACGGCGCCGACGCGTCCCTGGAGCAGATCGCCCGCACCGCGGGAGTCGGCTCCGGCACCGTGCGCAGGCACTTCCCCACCCGCCAGGCACTGCTGGAGGCGGTCTTCCGCGAACGGGTCGAGACCCTGTGCGCCCACGCCCGCGACCTGACCGGCCGGCCCGACACCCGGGAAGCGCTGCTGGAGTGGCTGGGCGCCGTCACCGCTCAGGCCGCGACCATCCGGGGGCTGGCCATCGCGCTGACCCGCGACCGCGCGACCGGTCCCGGCGAGACGCACGAGCACTGCGCCTCGGCGCAGCTCACCGAGGCGGGCGAGCCGCTGGCGCGCCGCGCCGCGGACGACGGCGCGCTGGCGCCGGGCGTGACCATCGACGATCTGCTCACCCTGATCACCGGCATCGCCCTGGCCACCGAACACCACCCCGACCCCGCCGCCGAGTCGGCCCGGCTGCTCGGCCTGGCCGTGGCGGGGCTCAGCCCCGTCAGGGGTGAGCCGTGGCGGGGCTCAGCACCCGGTCAGGGGTGA
- a CDS encoding condensation domain-containing protein: MRLSVDFASDRSGKAELAWGQRDIWGAIQRVGPDARYFNVPRLLAVPGAGGPRHPGAVAAALAEVMGRHDALRSVVRLGATGPHQEVAATGTLAIELVEAARGDVDDAAAGLVARLAGRSFRDGEQPLRAGIVVCDGAATHVALVMNHVVADWRAADVVVRDLRMLLLRGVITRPPSAQLLDLVREEEAASARSDRSIAQWEALLRTVPSAMFPTVVRRGATPRFARAVLSSPRLDHAAQVLARRTGVSTATVLLVAVAMLLRELTGHEVCAITPIVHNRFDSRTRGLVTSLNQLGLFTLGPCGSLAETLVSAYPAVLASYRRARFDSLALHAMVDRMSADRGIPMFPLCCFNDLRPGADPGGADRADGESELEWLPGMDRRSCDFCVALMRWKGTLGVELSADTARLPEGEMAALLHRLERFVTGAAHP, encoded by the coding sequence ATGCGGCTTTCGGTGGACTTCGCCTCCGACCGTTCCGGTAAGGCCGAGCTCGCGTGGGGACAGCGGGACATCTGGGGGGCCATCCAGAGGGTGGGGCCGGACGCACGCTACTTCAACGTGCCCCGGCTGCTGGCCGTCCCGGGCGCGGGAGGCCCGCGCCATCCCGGGGCCGTCGCGGCCGCCCTGGCCGAGGTGATGGGTCGGCACGACGCCCTGAGATCCGTGGTCCGGCTCGGTGCGACGGGGCCGCACCAGGAAGTGGCGGCGACCGGGACCCTGGCGATCGAGCTGGTCGAGGCGGCACGCGGCGACGTGGACGATGCCGCGGCCGGTCTTGTCGCCCGTCTGGCCGGGCGATCCTTCCGCGACGGCGAGCAGCCGCTGCGCGCCGGGATCGTGGTCTGCGACGGCGCCGCCACCCACGTGGCGCTCGTGATGAACCATGTCGTCGCGGACTGGCGCGCGGCCGACGTCGTGGTGCGCGATCTGCGGATGCTGCTGCTCCGCGGAGTGATCACGCGACCGCCGTCGGCGCAGTTGCTCGACCTGGTACGGGAGGAAGAGGCGGCGTCGGCCCGTTCGGACCGGTCGATCGCGCAGTGGGAGGCGCTGCTGCGGACCGTACCGTCCGCCATGTTCCCTACCGTCGTCAGGAGGGGCGCGACGCCGAGGTTCGCGCGGGCCGTGCTGTCGTCGCCCCGGCTCGACCACGCCGCACAGGTGCTCGCCCGCCGTACCGGCGTCAGCACCGCCACGGTCCTGCTGGTGGCGGTCGCCATGCTGCTGCGAGAGCTGACCGGGCACGAGGTGTGCGCGATCACCCCGATCGTGCACAACCGCTTCGACAGCCGGACCCGGGGCCTGGTCACCAGCCTGAATCAGCTGGGGCTGTTCACCCTGGGCCCGTGCGGAAGCCTTGCGGAGACCCTCGTGAGCGCCTATCCGGCGGTGCTCGCGTCCTACCGGCGTGCCCGCTTCGACTCGCTGGCCCTGCACGCGATGGTCGACCGGATGAGCGCCGACCGGGGCATCCCCATGTTCCCGTTGTGCTGCTTCAACGACCTGCGCCCCGGCGCGGATCCGGGTGGCGCCGACCGTGCGGACGGGGAGTCCGAGCTGGAGTGGCTGCCCGGCATGGACCGGCGCAGCTGCGACTTCTGCGTGGCCCTGATGCGCTGGAAGGGCACGCTCGGTGTGGAACTGAGCGCCGACACCGCCCGCCTGCCCGAAGGCGAGATGGCCGCCCTCCTGCACCGGCTGGAGCGCTTCGTGACCGGTGCGGCTCACCCCTGA
- a CDS encoding condensation domain-containing protein: MSPDLEREKLRRRLATLPPERRAALRRSLLGGREQRTWPLSTGQERLWFLQRFDPDDCAYHITWPVRLRGPVDETALAAAFTAIAARHEVLRTRFVLDGDLPAQVVDEPGEVRLDRLDPDSADHGQAVAGYAGRPFDLAAAPAWRAGLLRLAADDAVLCIVLHHIVVDHWSLDVLMRELGECYRAHREGRPPVLDELPTQYRDFAAAERRRAEEGRDHLDYWTARLAGAPTLDLPLDHPRPARWTGRGAKADVAVPDADVTRLEAVARAHRATPFMALLAAWQITLGAAAGQDDFCVGVPVAGRDRPELAPLIGYFSTTLVARADLSGDPAFGELLRRTRIATMKALAHAGTSLDRILGALRVPRDLSRPPLCQAMFNLTHNLPIGDLLRTELGDLAVEVCPQPDLGRARVEVSLDLYRGPEGIGGWLEYATDLFDAATAHRLTEAFARVVTRAGGDPSLRLSELGAAVRN; this comes from the coding sequence GTGAGCCCCGACCTCGAGCGCGAGAAACTGCGGCGGCGCCTGGCCACGCTGCCCCCCGAGCGCCGTGCGGCGCTGCGCAGGTCGCTGCTCGGCGGCCGGGAGCAGCGCACCTGGCCGCTGTCCACCGGGCAGGAGCGGCTGTGGTTCCTGCAGCGCTTCGACCCTGACGACTGCGCCTACCACATCACCTGGCCGGTACGGCTGCGCGGCCCCGTGGACGAGACCGCGCTCGCCGCGGCGTTCACCGCGATCGCCGCCCGGCACGAGGTGCTGCGCACCCGCTTCGTCCTGGACGGCGACCTGCCCGCGCAGGTCGTGGACGAGCCCGGCGAGGTGCGGCTGGACCGCCTGGATCCTGACTCCGCCGACCACGGGCAAGCGGTCGCCGGCTACGCCGGGCGGCCGTTCGACCTCGCGGCGGCCCCCGCGTGGCGGGCGGGCCTGCTGCGCCTGGCCGCCGACGACGCCGTCCTGTGCATCGTGCTGCACCACATCGTGGTCGACCACTGGTCGCTCGACGTGCTCATGCGCGAGCTGGGCGAGTGCTACCGGGCCCACCGGGAGGGCCGGCCGCCCGTGCTGGACGAGCTGCCCACGCAGTACCGCGACTTCGCCGCGGCCGAGCGGCGGCGGGCCGAGGAGGGCCGGGACCACCTGGACTACTGGACCGCGCGGCTCGCCGGGGCGCCGACCCTGGACCTGCCCCTCGACCACCCGCGCCCGGCCCGCTGGACCGGCCGCGGCGCGAAGGCGGACGTGGCCGTGCCGGACGCGGACGTCACCCGCCTGGAAGCCGTCGCGCGCGCCCACCGGGCCACCCCGTTCATGGCCCTGCTCGCCGCGTGGCAGATCACGCTGGGCGCGGCCGCCGGGCAGGACGACTTCTGCGTGGGCGTGCCCGTGGCCGGCCGCGACCGGCCCGAGCTGGCCCCGCTGATCGGCTACTTCTCCACCACGCTCGTCGCGCGGGCCGACCTGTCGGGGGATCCGGCCTTCGGCGAACTGCTGCGGCGCACCCGGATCGCCACCATGAAGGCCCTCGCCCACGCCGGAACCTCCTTGGACCGCATCCTGGGCGCCCTGCGGGTGCCCCGCGACCTGAGCCGCCCGCCGCTGTGCCAGGCGATGTTCAACCTCACCCACAACCTGCCCATCGGCGACCTGCTCCGCACCGAGCTGGGGGACCTGGCCGTGGAGGTGTGCCCGCAGCCCGACCTGGGCCGGGCCCGGGTGGAGGTGTCGCTCGACCTGTACCGGGGGCCCGAGGGGATCGGCGGCTGGCTGGAGTACGCGACCGACCTGTTCGACGCCGCCACCGCCCACCGCCTGACGGAGGCGTTCGCCCGCGTGGTCACGCGCGCGGGCGGCGACCCGAGCCTGCGGCTATCCGAGCTGGGAGCAGCGGTCCGGAACTGA
- a CDS encoding thiamine pyrophosphate-dependent dehydrogenase E1 component subunit alpha: MPERLLEEITENLSDDDLGLLLLIRHFERKLLDLFGQGLVQGTTHTCLGQEYVPVALAPLLDERDFVFSNHRGHGHYLARFRDPYGLLAEITGREGAVCGGVGGSQHILSGRYLSTGIQGESLPVATGVALHLRDAEPGVLALAYVGDGTWGEGAVYEALNMAALWRLPLVVVTENNGIAQTTPTSAQLAGTIGDRARAFGCRFLHVDSRHPHEIRDALRPLFERTRQGAGPLVVEFATHRIGPHSKGDDTRSAEEIRHARDHDWYPRQGGSPRFARLDAEARAFVEVVAGEVLARPLSGREG, from the coding sequence GTGCCGGAACGCCTGCTGGAAGAGATCACGGAGAACCTGTCCGACGACGACCTCGGGCTGCTCCTGCTGATCAGGCACTTCGAACGCAAGCTGCTCGACCTGTTCGGCCAAGGGCTCGTGCAGGGCACCACCCACACCTGCCTGGGGCAGGAGTACGTGCCGGTCGCGCTCGCGCCGCTGCTGGACGAGCGGGACTTCGTCTTCAGCAATCATCGCGGGCACGGCCACTACCTGGCGAGGTTCCGGGATCCGTACGGACTGCTCGCGGAGATCACGGGGCGGGAGGGCGCGGTCTGCGGAGGCGTGGGCGGCAGCCAGCACATCCTGTCCGGCCGCTACCTGTCCACCGGGATCCAGGGCGAGAGCCTGCCGGTCGCGACGGGCGTGGCCCTGCACCTGCGGGACGCCGAGCCGGGCGTGCTGGCGCTGGCCTACGTCGGCGACGGGACGTGGGGCGAGGGCGCCGTGTACGAGGCGCTCAACATGGCCGCGCTCTGGCGGCTGCCGCTGGTCGTGGTGACCGAGAACAACGGGATCGCGCAGACCACGCCGACGTCGGCGCAGCTCGCGGGCACGATCGGGGACCGGGCACGGGCGTTCGGGTGCCGGTTCCTGCACGTGGACTCGCGGCACCCGCACGAGATCCGGGACGCGCTGCGGCCGCTGTTCGAACGGACCAGGCAGGGCGCGGGGCCGCTGGTGGTGGAGTTCGCCACGCACCGGATCGGGCCGCACAGCAAGGGTGACGACACCCGCTCCGCCGAGGAGATCCGGCACGCCCGCGACCACGACTGGTACCCGCGCCAGGGCGGCTCCCCCCGCTTCGCCCGCCTGGACGCGGAGGCGCGCGCGTTCGTCGAGGTGGTGGCCGGTGAAGTGCTCGCCCGGCCGCTGTCGGGGCGGGAGGGCTGA
- a CDS encoding alpha-ketoacid dehydrogenase subunit beta — MRVAESLNRALHEVLAEDPSVRVLGEDVLDPYGGAFKITKGLSSRFPGRVLATPISENGIVGVAGGLALAGGKAIVEIMFSDFVALAFDQIVNFASKSVSMYGRPLRLPLIVRCPSGGGRGYGPTHSQSLQKHFIGVPGLAVYEVSPFDDHRELFGEMLALGEPCLLFEDKILYTRRLFGDGVADDLFQYDLLPGSGGVTRVYVDDPGQADCVIIAPGGVAHRALAAMRTLLLEREISCLLLVPRRLYPFDVTPLSPLLERAGAVVVAEESTAGGTWGAEVAHQVHSRLWGRLRRPVSLVHSAAGVIPAAAHLERDVLVQDTAIVRAVQELLT; from the coding sequence ATGCGGGTCGCGGAGAGCCTCAACCGGGCGCTGCACGAGGTGCTGGCCGAGGATCCGTCCGTACGGGTGCTCGGCGAGGACGTGCTCGACCCGTACGGCGGGGCCTTCAAGATCACGAAAGGGCTGTCCAGCCGATTCCCCGGCCGGGTGCTGGCCACCCCGATCAGCGAGAACGGCATCGTCGGCGTGGCCGGCGGCCTGGCCCTCGCGGGCGGCAAGGCCATCGTCGAGATCATGTTCTCCGATTTCGTGGCCCTGGCCTTCGACCAGATCGTGAATTTCGCCAGCAAGTCGGTCTCCATGTACGGCAGACCGCTGCGGCTGCCGCTGATCGTGCGCTGCCCGTCCGGCGGCGGTCGCGGCTACGGCCCCACGCACAGCCAGAGCCTGCAGAAGCACTTCATCGGCGTGCCCGGACTGGCGGTGTACGAGGTGTCGCCCTTCGACGACCACCGCGAGCTGTTCGGCGAGATGCTCGCGCTCGGCGAGCCGTGCCTGCTGTTCGAGGACAAGATCCTCTACACCCGGCGGCTCTTCGGCGACGGGGTCGCGGACGACCTCTTCCAGTACGACCTGCTGCCCGGGTCCGGCGGGGTGACCAGGGTGTACGTGGACGATCCCGGGCAGGCCGACTGCGTGATCATCGCGCCGGGCGGGGTGGCGCACCGGGCGCTGGCCGCGATGCGCACGCTGCTGCTGGAGCGGGAGATCTCCTGCCTGCTGCTGGTGCCCCGCCGCCTGTACCCCTTCGACGTGACCCCGCTGTCGCCGCTGCTGGAGCGGGCCGGCGCCGTGGTCGTCGCCGAGGAGAGCACCGCGGGCGGCACCTGGGGGGCCGAGGTGGCGCACCAGGTGCACAGCCGGCTCTGGGGGCGCCTGCGGCGTCCCGTGTCCCTCGTCCACTCGGCGGCCGGCGTGATCCCGGCGGCCGCCCATCTCGAGCGTGACGTGCTGGTGCAGGACACCGCCATCGTCCGCGCCGTACAGGAGCTCCTGACTTGA